Genomic segment of Dactylococcopsis salina PCC 8305:
GGCTGATTTGCCTCGTGAACTGCCAGGTGTTGATCAAATTCAATGGCTGATTATTGATGATGGTAGTCGCGATCGAACGGTAGAAGTTGCCGAAGCCAGTGGTGTTGATTATATTGTCCGTCACCCAAAAAATCAAGGGTTAGCCAAAGCCTTTATGACGGGTTTAAGACACAGTTTAGCTGCTGGCGCAGATATTATTGTTAATACTGATGCGGATAATCAGTATTGCGCGACGGACATTCCCCATCTTATTGAACCAATTTTATTACAACGAGCAGAAATTGTCGTCGGGGCGCGACCAATTAATAAAATTCCCCATTTTTCTCCCATTAAGAAAACTTTGCAACGTTTAGGGAGTTATGTGGTTCGTTTAGCGAGTAATACGAACATCCCAGACGCACCCAGTGGGTTTCGTGCGTTTAGTCGTGAAGCAGCGTTTCAAATTAATGTTTTTGATAACTATACTTACACTTTAGAAACGATTATTCAAGCTGGACAAAAAGGAATGGCAATTACATCAGTTCCAGTGGGAGTTAATGGCGATTTACGTCCGTCTCGTTTAGTCAAGAGTACCCCTACTTATATTTTGCGGTCAATGACAACAATTCTCCGCATTTTTATGTTATACAAACCCCTTCGTTTCTTTTTAATTCTGGGTTCAATTCCTTTCAGTGCTGGGTTTTTATTAGGGGTGCGCTGGCTAATTTTCTTTTTTATGGGAACAGACAGAACTCGCGTTCCTAGTTTGATTTTAACGGCGATTTTAATTTTAATTGGTTTTCAGTTATGGATGTTTGGTTTAGTTGCTGATTTGATGGCGGCGAACCGTCGCTTAATGGAGGATATTCAGGTTAATTTAAGAAAAGAAAATAACGCTAATTAAGGAGATTTAATTGTGTCAAAGTTTCATCCGTTATTACAAGAAAACTCGCCCTCTCTCAATCATCAAAAACTCGCTGATATATTAACCAATTATGACAATATTTTAATCATTCAAGATTTAGATGGGGTTTGTATGGAGTTGGTTAAAGACCCCTTAAACCGCACCATTGAACCGAAGTATGTAGAAGCAACAAAAGCGTTTTCTGATCAGTTTTATGTGTTAACAAATGGTGAACATATTGGCAAACGGGGCGTTAATTCGATCATCGATCGCGCCTTTGGTGATGCTGATTTTGTTCACAAAAATTCCCTTTATCTTCCAGGTTTAGCGGCGGGTGGTGTCCAATGGCAAAACCGAAAAGGAAATGTCTCTCATCCTGGGGTTACGGAAAAAGAATTAGCATTTTTAGCCACTGTTCCTCAACGCATTCGAGAACAATTAGAACAGTTTTTTAAGCAGTTTTCAGACACTCGATCAAGCGCCGAAATTGAATCAGATATTGAAGCCTCAATTTTAGATAATATGGCTTCTCCTACTGCAAATCTCAACACAATTTATGATCGATTAAAGACGAATCCTGAACGCTATTTCCAGTTACAAAAAACAATGGCACAATTGATGGAAACGTTACTCAGCGAAGCCCATCAACAAGGCTTAACCGATTCCTTTTTTGTTCATTATGCCCCCAATTTAGGACGGGATAAAAACGGGAAAGAAATTTTACGTCCAGTGGAAAAAACAGATTCAGGAACAACTGATTTCCAGTTTATGATTCGTGGCGCAATCAAAGAAGCGGGTGTCTTATATCTCCTCAATTATTATTACTATCAACGGACTGGAAACTATCCCCTCGGAAAAGATTTTAATGTTCGTGATGCGCCCAATAATTACTCAGAATTACTGCAATTAGTCAAGAATAATTTTGATTTTAATTTGATGCCAATTCTCATCGGAGTTGGTGATACAGTTAACAGCAGTGTTACCGAAATCAATGGCAAAATTGAAGCAAGAAGAGGAGGAAGCGATCGCGCTTTTCTGCAATTAATCCAAGACATTCATCCCAATAATATTGTTGTCTATATTGATAGCAGTGGGGGAGAAGTCAAAAACCGTAAACCAGTTCGCATTGAAACCACACCCAACGGAGAAGCAAAGGTAACAGAAACGCCCACTGATCCACGAGATATCAATG
This window contains:
- a CDS encoding glycosyltransferase family 2 protein → MIKLIIQIPCYNEEATLGATLADLPRELPGVDQIQWLIIDDGSRDRTVEVAEASGVDYIVRHPKNQGLAKAFMTGLRHSLAAGADIIVNTDADNQYCATDIPHLIEPILLQRAEIVVGARPINKIPHFSPIKKTLQRLGSYVVRLASNTNIPDAPSGFRAFSREAAFQINVFDNYTYTLETIIQAGQKGMAITSVPVGVNGDLRPSRLVKSTPTYILRSMTTILRIFMLYKPLRFFLILGSIPFSAGFLLGVRWLIFFFMGTDRTRVPSLILTAILILIGFQLWMFGLVADLMAANRRLMEDIQVNLRKENNAN
- the stpA gene encoding glucosylglycerol 3-phosphatase yields the protein MSKFHPLLQENSPSLNHQKLADILTNYDNILIIQDLDGVCMELVKDPLNRTIEPKYVEATKAFSDQFYVLTNGEHIGKRGVNSIIDRAFGDADFVHKNSLYLPGLAAGGVQWQNRKGNVSHPGVTEKELAFLATVPQRIREQLEQFFKQFSDTRSSAEIESDIEASILDNMASPTANLNTIYDRLKTNPERYFQLQKTMAQLMETLLSEAHQQGLTDSFFVHYAPNLGRDKNGKEILRPVEKTDSGTTDFQFMIRGAIKEAGVLYLLNYYYYQRTGNYPLGKDFNVRDAPNNYSELLQLVKNNFDFNLMPILIGVGDTVNSSVTEINGKIEARRGGSDRAFLQLIQDIHPNNIVVYIDSSGGEVKNRKPVRIETTPNGEAKVTETPTDPRDINDPLTLNLIFPRGHSEYTAFFRDVATKKLNRN